Below is a genomic region from Falsibacillus pallidus.
TCGCCCTTTTCCCATTGCTTCTGGCATTGATTGCTACTTCCGGCGGTGTAGCTTCAGCGGCTTTTTTCCATCCGGTCATCATTCTTTTGATGAACACAAGTGGATTGCTGATTGAGTATGTGGTTCTTCCTCTTTTATTCTTATCTGCTTTACTAAGCATTGTCAGTACACTTTCCGACCAGCATAAAGTCACTCAGCTGGCACAGCTCCTCCGAAATTGGAGCATCGGCCTCCTGGGGATCTTCATGACGGTTTTTTTAGGAGTCATATCCGTCCAAGGTGCAGCCTCAGCAGTGACCGATGGAATTACCATAAGAACGGCCAAATTTGTAACAGGCAATTTCATCCCTGTCATAGGGAGAATGTTTACGGATGCAACAGACACGGTCATATCTGCTTCTGTGCTCCTGAAGAATACGGTAGGGATTGCAGGGGTAGCCATCCTCCTTTTGATTGCAGCCTTCCCGGCCATAAAGATTTTGGTCATTGCCTTTATTTATAAACTGGCGGCAGCCTTGCTTCAGCCCATCGGCGGAGGACCGGTCATTGCCTGCCTGGATACAATCAGCAAGAGTGTGATATATGTCTTTGCTGCTTTAGCAATTGTGTCCTTCATGTTTTTCCTGAGTCTTACCGTGATGATTGCAGCTGGAAACATAACCTTGATGATCCGGTGAAAGGGGGAGTGGAGAATGAGTTTTCTTGTGCAATGGATAACTAATATTATCATGTTCATATTGTTAACGGTTGTCATGGACATGCTGCTTCCCAATTCCTCTTTTAAAAAATATACGAAAATGGTGACGGGGCTGCTGCTTATCACGATTATTCTAACGCCTCTTTTAAAACTGATGTCCTCTAATTTTGAACAAGTTTTTAATGGAGCGGTGATCCAGGACCCGGCAGAAAGCGAACAAGTAGAAAAATTAATAGAAAATAAGAAAAAAGAAATACAAGCCTCACAACGTGCATATATTTTAAAACAAATGGCTGTCCAACTAAAAAAGGACGCTGAAGAGGAGTTGATTGATCAATTTGGTATAGGAATCCAATCCGTCGAGCTGGTAATGCAGAAAGATAATGAACAAAACTTTCCTGATAATCTGGAAAAGGTAGTCGTTTATCTCGGTGAACCGCAAGATGATAATCACCAAAATGATATTGAAGCGGTAAAGCCGATTACTATAGATTCCAGCTCAGACAAAGATCCTAAGAAGACATTTAAGAATGAAAACGAAGTGATCGACCTCTTGGCCAACAGATGGAATTTAGATGCACAAAGAATCCAAATTCATTATGAAGGGGGGATTTCAGGAAAACATGAATCGTGAAAAGGGACCATTGGACTGGCTTAAATCGCAGTTATTAGGCAAAAAGGAAGAATCCGGTCCTTCAAACAAAAAAAACGGAAAGATTCAATACTTAGTGATCCTTCTGTTATGCGGCGTCGCATTCATGCTGATAAGCAGCATGTGGAAGTCAGGAGCTGCTGAATCTTCTCAGGAAACATTGGCAAATGGCGATGGTGGAAGTCCTGCCGCAGAAACATTCGGTTCAGTAAAGGATGCTCCAAACAAGAGTATGGCTGATTACGAAAAACAATATGAGAACCAGCTGAAAGAAGCCCTTGATCAGATGGCAGGGGTCAGCAGTGTCACTGTTGTCGTCAATGTAGAGGCTTCAGAGCAAAAAGTATTCGAAAAAAACACTAATGACCAGAACCAAATCACAAGTGAATCCGATCGTGACGGCGGTCAGCGGAAAATAGAAAATCAAACGAAAGATGAGCAGTTGGTCATTATCCGCAATGGTGAAAAAGAAGTCCCAATCGTGAGAGAGACAAGAAAGCCTGAAATCAAGGGTGTTCTCATCGTAGCGAAGGGGGCAGAAAATATTCAAGTGAAAAAATGGATCATTGAAGCAGTGACCCGCGTCTTGGATGTACCAAGCCACAGAGTTGCTGTCATGCCGAAAAAATAAAAGGGGGATTTATAAATGCTACTTAAAAAACAAACGGTTTGGTTATTGACAATGTTAAGTCTGGTTGTGGTGCTTTCAGTTTATTATGTGACTTCTC
It encodes:
- the spoIIIAE gene encoding stage III sporulation protein AE, producing MRQKIQASILLMILILFLCPYGVQAAGENGASEGNLQDSFVEGQVDDLGLEELKGFWEDIVSKYGGYLPESQKGSLVDFIKGDKQFSIKQWLYGVSKFAFQELIMNGKLLGSLIMLTIFSMFLQSLQNAFDQGNVSKVAYAIVFMVLIIIALNSFHVAIEYTQDAINTMVHFIIALFPLLLALIATSGGVASAAFFHPVIILLMNTSGLLIEYVVLPLLFLSALLSIVSTLSDQHKVTQLAQLLRNWSIGLLGIFMTVFLGVISVQGAASAVTDGITIRTAKFVTGNFIPVIGRMFTDATDTVISASVLLKNTVGIAGVAILLLIAAFPAIKILVIAFIYKLAAALLQPIGGGPVIACLDTISKSVIYVFAALAIVSFMFFLSLTVMIAAGNITLMIR
- the spoIIIAF gene encoding stage III sporulation protein AF, with the translated sequence MSFLVQWITNIIMFILLTVVMDMLLPNSSFKKYTKMVTGLLLITIILTPLLKLMSSNFEQVFNGAVIQDPAESEQVEKLIENKKKEIQASQRAYILKQMAVQLKKDAEEELIDQFGIGIQSVELVMQKDNEQNFPDNLEKVVVYLGEPQDDNHQNDIEAVKPITIDSSSDKDPKKTFKNENEVIDLLANRWNLDAQRIQIHYEGGISGKHES
- the spoIIIAG gene encoding stage III sporulation protein AG produces the protein MNREKGPLDWLKSQLLGKKEESGPSNKKNGKIQYLVILLLCGVAFMLISSMWKSGAAESSQETLANGDGGSPAAETFGSVKDAPNKSMADYEKQYENQLKEALDQMAGVSSVTVVVNVEASEQKVFEKNTNDQNQITSESDRDGGQRKIENQTKDEQLVIIRNGEKEVPIVRETRKPEIKGVLIVAKGAENIQVKKWIIEAVTRVLDVPSHRVAVMPKK